The following nucleotide sequence is from Pedococcus aerophilus.
CCAACAGCTGGCGCGCCTGCACCGAGCCTGCCAGCGCGGGACTGCCCGCGGCGAGCTCGATGAACCACGTGAGGGCCATGAGCGGGTTGCGCAGGTCGTGGCACACCTGGCCGGCGAACTTCATCAGGTGCTCGTTGGACCTGGCCAGCTCACGGGACACCAGGCGCAGCTCGAGGACGTCGACGATCTGGCCCGCCAGGGCTCCGAGGGCCCGGCCACCGGCCACGGACAGCCTCCGCGGGACGTCGTCGAAGACGCAGAGCGTCCCGATCGGGACGCCGGCCGGGGTCACGAGCGGGCTCGAGGCGTAGAAGCGGACGGTGGCGATCTCACCCGTGACGAACGGGTTGTCCTTGAAGCGGTCGTCGACGCGGGCGTCGGGCACGGCCACCTGCATCGGGTCGGTGAGCACCCTGGCGCACATGGACTCCTCACGAGAGCAGACCGCGGCGGGCAGGCCCACGGCGGCGATCTGGTGCTGGTTGCGGTCGTCGATGATGTTGATGACCGCGGTCGGGACGTCGCACATGGCCGCGGCCAGCTCCACGAGGCGTTCGAGCTCCGGGTCGGTCGGTGCGCCGATGACGTCGTACTCGTCGATCGCGTCCCGGCGGGCGAGACCCTGGACCGTGCTCACCGCAGTCGTCCCGCTCAGTCGGTGGGTCGGTCCGGGAACGACACCCACACCGAGGCGCCGCCGAGGTCGGAGTCGGCGATGCCGATGCGACCACCGTGCGACTGGACGATGCGACGACAGGTGCTCAGACCGATGCCCAGGCCCTCGACGCCCTGCTTGTCGTCACCACGGGCGAGGAGCTCGAAGACGCGGTCGCGGTCCGGCTCGGGGACCCCCGGGCCGTTGTCGTCGACCGTGACGCGCCACCCACCGGTGATGTGCTCGGCCGCCACCCGCAC
It contains:
- a CDS encoding histidine kinase dimerization/phospho-acceptor domain-containing protein, with protein sequence MSTVQGLARRDAIDEYDVIGAPTDPELERLVELAAAMCDVPTAVINIIDDRNQHQIAAVGLPAAVCSREESMCARVLTDPMQVAVPDARVDDRFKDNPFVTGEIATVRFYASSPLVTPAGVPIGTLCVFDDVPRRLSVAGGRALGALAGQIVDVLELRLVSRELARSNEHLMKFAGQVCHDLRNPLMALTWFIELAAGSPALAGSVQARQLLARAESSAAGMGAMIGELLDVVRAGSGATVTKSPGDERS